A genomic stretch from Anaerolinea thermophila UNI-1 includes:
- a CDS encoding serine hydrolase, whose protein sequence is MRNRNSFLFIRWISIALIFLSAILTVTQLVRYSRIRATFLPGQTIAGVPVGGLTPQQAAERLLTVYTATPVEVRYRDSVFQIKPSTVDFRLNLEAMMTAADLERLQQPFWPGFWEFLWNRLPTPKPVPLIATFSEERLRAFLQEEIVARYDEPPKPAMPLPGSVSFQPGQAGTSLDVERAVVLIGDALRSPTSRQVNLSFNRVNAPRPSVDNLKILLQQIVELSGFKGTLEMYVNDLQSGEEIHFAYSEGKLVQPNIAFSAASTIKIPIMVSAMIRSPEPVPDDIAEQISLMIEYSENGPADRLMEMLLDRNTGPLMVTADMQTLGLENTFLAGYFYPGAPLLQRFTTPANQRTDVSTDPDLYNQTTASDIGSLLEDIYMCAEKNGGTFAALFPNQLTQTKCKQMVAYLLKNRNGVLLEAGIPEGTQIAHKHGWTIETDNLMHSVSDAGIVYTPGGNFIITIYMYDPVQLLWEPANRVVADLARAIYNYFNLPTS, encoded by the coding sequence ATGCGTAACCGCAACTCGTTTCTTTTCATCCGCTGGATTTCGATTGCGCTCATTTTCCTTTCCGCCATTCTTACCGTGACTCAACTGGTACGATACAGCCGCATCCGGGCTACTTTTTTGCCTGGTCAAACGATTGCTGGTGTTCCAGTAGGCGGGCTTACCCCACAACAGGCGGCAGAACGTCTATTAACGGTATATACAGCCACACCAGTAGAAGTTCGTTACCGTGACTCTGTCTTCCAAATTAAACCCTCTACAGTAGACTTTCGCCTGAACCTGGAAGCCATGATGACCGCCGCTGATTTGGAACGGCTCCAACAGCCCTTCTGGCCCGGCTTTTGGGAATTTCTCTGGAATCGCTTACCCACCCCCAAACCCGTTCCATTAATTGCCACATTCTCGGAAGAACGTTTGAGAGCCTTTTTGCAGGAAGAGATTGTAGCACGCTATGACGAACCCCCCAAGCCTGCCATGCCTTTGCCGGGATCGGTCTCTTTCCAGCCCGGACAGGCAGGCACCTCGCTGGATGTAGAGCGCGCAGTGGTGCTGATCGGTGATGCTTTGCGCTCTCCCACCTCACGGCAGGTCAATCTCTCTTTTAACCGAGTAAACGCCCCACGCCCTTCGGTAGATAATCTCAAGATACTGCTTCAGCAAATTGTAGAACTTTCTGGCTTCAAGGGCACCCTGGAGATGTACGTGAATGACCTGCAAAGCGGTGAAGAAATCCATTTTGCCTATAGTGAGGGCAAATTAGTTCAACCCAATATTGCGTTCTCTGCTGCCAGCACGATTAAAATTCCCATCATGGTCTCAGCCATGATACGCTCGCCAGAACCAGTGCCAGATGACATTGCCGAGCAGATTTCGCTGATGATTGAGTACTCTGAAAACGGTCCTGCTGATCGACTGATGGAGATGCTCCTCGATCGCAACACCGGTCCGCTTATGGTTACCGCCGATATGCAAACACTGGGACTGGAAAACACGTTCCTGGCCGGGTATTTCTACCCGGGCGCCCCACTTCTGCAACGCTTTACGACCCCGGCAAACCAGCGGACCGACGTTTCTACCGACCCTGATCTCTATAATCAGACCACAGCATCGGATATTGGTTCACTGCTTGAAGACATTTACATGTGTGCTGAAAAAAACGGAGGGACTTTTGCTGCGTTGTTCCCTAATCAACTGACGCAAACCAAATGCAAGCAAATGGTGGCGTATCTCTTGAAGAATCGTAACGGAGTACTTCTGGAAGCCGGTATTCCGGAAGGTACCCAAATCGCCCATAAACACGGTTGGACCATCGAAACCGACAATCTGATGCATTCGGTTTCCGATGCCGGCATCGTGTACACCCCCGGAGGTAACTTTATTATCACCATTTACATGTACGATCCGGTACAATTGCTCTGGGAGCCTGCCAATCGTGTAGTTGCCGATCTTGCCAGAGCCATATACAATTACTTCAACCTGCCAACTTCATAA
- a CDS encoding HAD-IA family hydrolase — translation MNPPDITTVVFDWGNTLMRVDPRFSGPMMLWDEVSTMPGAEEVLFSLQKKFRLVVGTNAADSNAYQVGKALERVNIKKPFHAIFTARELGARKPDLKFFRQMESVLGMRPEQMVMVGDKFSEDVLGAKRAGWRAIWYNPDGESAPGLLPLQDGDIQHLSYLPDSLFSLDLPDVALCQSWMAEFGLPVSLQMHVQMVAAISYQLAVWLRKAGQKVNPLLVHRSGLLHDLAKMQTLGKENPSSMGHAELGARLMEDQGYPQIARVIRTHALHSLNELETWEQKLVYFADKLVEGSRLVALEERIKALKQRYPHEAERIAVFESGLFRLQDEILGHVGIDNEEECLSMLKASLTSKPA, via the coding sequence ATGAATCCGCCAGACATCACCACCGTGGTCTTCGATTGGGGAAATACCCTGATGAGGGTAGATCCGCGCTTCTCTGGTCCAATGATGCTGTGGGATGAAGTTTCAACAATGCCCGGAGCAGAAGAGGTTTTGTTCTCTTTGCAGAAAAAGTTTCGATTGGTGGTAGGAACCAACGCAGCCGACTCTAACGCTTATCAGGTAGGGAAAGCCCTGGAGAGAGTCAATATCAAAAAGCCTTTCCACGCTATTTTTACCGCCCGGGAATTAGGAGCACGCAAGCCAGATTTAAAATTCTTCCGTCAAATGGAAAGCGTTCTGGGAATGCGCCCCGAGCAAATGGTCATGGTGGGAGACAAGTTTTCGGAAGACGTTCTGGGAGCCAAACGTGCCGGTTGGAGAGCCATCTGGTACAACCCGGATGGAGAGTCCGCTCCGGGGTTGCTCCCATTGCAGGATGGGGACATTCAGCATTTGAGTTATCTGCCGGACAGCCTCTTCTCCCTGGACCTCCCGGATGTAGCTTTGTGCCAATCCTGGATGGCTGAGTTTGGATTGCCGGTTTCTTTACAAATGCATGTTCAGATGGTTGCTGCAATTTCTTATCAGTTGGCTGTCTGGCTACGAAAAGCGGGACAAAAAGTTAATCCTTTGCTGGTACACCGCAGTGGACTGCTCCATGACCTGGCAAAGATGCAAACCCTGGGGAAAGAAAACCCCTCTTCCATGGGGCATGCCGAATTGGGTGCCAGGCTGATGGAAGATCAGGGATACCCTCAAATTGCCCGGGTAATCCGCACCCATGCGTTGCACAGTCTGAATGAATTAGAAACATGGGAACAGAAACTGGTATATTTTGCCGATAAACTGGTAGAAGGAAGTCGGCTTGTAGCCTTAGAAGAACGTATTAAGGCCCTTAAGCAGCGTTATCCTCACGAGGCAGAACGTATTGCTGTCTTTGAATCCGGATTATTCAGGCTTCAAGATGAGATATTAGGGCATGTCGGTATAGACAACGAAGAAGAGTGTCTCTCTATGCTCAAAGCCTCTCTGACCTCTAAACCGGCATAA
- a CDS encoding MFS transporter, with amino-acid sequence MKHSRFFRFSLFALIYFAEGAILSYFTALNGIYLLSFDVSMTQIGLIGSIALLPFVLKIFLGLISDRFNLFHLGHRKPYILIGLIVQFVCLLVVPHIHPGQQFALFAFLAFLLMSGQALYDTSTDGLALDTTAPEEEGTVQGIMVGGRALGVVLISSIIGWVAQNASWMWMFYLLALLTLIPLPLVLSLRESERTAQQRFTWQGFSAFKSREVIALGILGALYSMIINAANQIVNPFLQQTFQISVSFAGFTTTIWGIGVILGGLLGGLLTDRLGQSRSVIAAVLLSLTSIFGLSLTPNAFVALFLVMVFGFAFGYYETVYFATSMRVTDPRIAATMFAILMGIANLGTGIGLALSGSLSDWIGFRNTFIVFALLNLLAFPLLPWVFPGRVMQKVKTP; translated from the coding sequence ATGAAACACTCCCGGTTTTTTCGTTTTTCGCTGTTTGCCCTGATTTACTTCGCCGAGGGAGCCATTCTGAGTTACTTCACTGCCCTCAACGGCATTTATCTACTGTCCTTTGATGTCAGTATGACTCAGATTGGGTTGATTGGTTCGATTGCACTCCTCCCCTTCGTATTGAAAATTTTTCTGGGGTTAATCAGCGATCGTTTCAATCTCTTTCATCTCGGACACCGTAAGCCCTATATCCTGATCGGTTTAATCGTTCAATTCGTTTGCTTGCTGGTTGTTCCTCATATCCATCCGGGACAGCAATTTGCCTTATTTGCCTTTCTGGCATTTCTTCTTATGTCAGGGCAAGCCCTGTATGACACCAGCACAGATGGACTGGCACTGGATACCACAGCACCCGAAGAAGAAGGCACTGTACAGGGCATTATGGTGGGAGGTCGAGCGCTGGGCGTGGTGCTGATTTCCAGCATCATCGGTTGGGTAGCGCAAAATGCCTCATGGATGTGGATGTTCTATCTGCTTGCGCTTCTCACCCTTATTCCTCTTCCCCTTGTGCTCTCACTTCGAGAATCTGAACGTACCGCTCAGCAACGCTTTACCTGGCAGGGATTTTCTGCCTTTAAGTCCAGAGAGGTAATTGCACTGGGAATTCTCGGTGCGCTCTACTCCATGATCATCAACGCCGCAAACCAGATTGTCAATCCTTTCCTTCAGCAGACCTTTCAAATTAGTGTCAGTTTTGCGGGGTTCACCACTACCATCTGGGGCATTGGAGTCATCCTTGGAGGATTACTGGGCGGACTTTTGACAGACCGGTTAGGGCAATCCCGTTCGGTAATAGCGGCTGTACTTCTTTCTCTTACCAGTATTTTCGGATTGAGCCTGACCCCTAATGCTTTCGTGGCTCTCTTCCTTGTGATGGTTTTCGGGTTTGCTTTTGGCTATTATGAGACGGTTTACTTTGCCACCTCCATGAGAGTAACAGACCCACGCATTGCAGCAACCATGTTTGCCATCCTGATGGGAATTGCCAATCTTGGTACAGGAATCGGTCTGGCATTATCTGGCTCTCTTTCAGACTGGATTGGCTTCCGCAATACCTTCATCGTCTTTGCATTGCTTAACTTACTGGCGTTCCCACTTCTTCCATGGGTATTTCCCGGTCGAGTAATGCAAAAAGTCAAAACCCCATAA
- the rsmI gene encoding 16S rRNA (cytidine(1402)-2'-O)-methyltransferase — protein sequence MSERKGQLYVVATPIGNPKDITLRAVEVLQNVQAIICEEHRIGSTLLKKLGIQKEIIVLNEHNEAEKAPDVARRILMGESMALISDCGTPVFADPGASLIAHLAEWEVPVTPIPGPSSLMAALSVLDFRLERFHYAGFLPRDKTERRNTLRGLRNLRVPIVVMDTPYRLMQVLDDVASVFGGNARITLCLDLTLPGETIFRGKIDEVQHKIKEKKSEFILIIH from the coding sequence ATGAGTGAAAGAAAAGGACAACTTTATGTGGTGGCAACGCCCATTGGCAATCCCAAAGATATTACATTAAGGGCAGTAGAAGTATTGCAGAACGTCCAAGCCATTATCTGCGAGGAACACCGTATTGGCAGTACTTTGTTGAAAAAATTGGGCATTCAGAAGGAAATCATCGTGCTTAACGAACACAACGAAGCCGAGAAAGCCCCTGATGTAGCCCGCCGTATTCTGATGGGCGAATCCATGGCATTAATTTCCGACTGCGGTACCCCCGTGTTTGCCGACCCCGGTGCCAGCCTGATTGCTCATCTAGCCGAATGGGAAGTGCCCGTTACCCCAATTCCCGGACCGTCTTCACTAATGGCGGCACTCTCTGTGCTTGATTTTCGCCTGGAGCGCTTTCACTATGCCGGCTTTCTTCCCCGGGACAAAACCGAACGACGGAATACCCTACGTGGGTTGCGCAACCTGCGAGTCCCTATTGTAGTGATGGACACCCCCTACCGTCTTATGCAGGTACTGGATGATGTGGCTTCAGTTTTCGGAGGCAATGCACGTATCACTCTATGCCTGGATTTGACCCTTCCAGGGGAAACTATTTTCAGAGGCAAAATAGATGAAGTACAACACAAGATTAAAGAGAAGAAAAGCGAATTTATCCTGATTATTCACTAG
- the glnA gene encoding type I glutamate--ammonia ligase encodes MTTVADVMKLKEKVQMVDLRFTDMPGTWQHFSIPAVQMEESLFEEGIGFDGSSIRGFKEIHESDMLLIPDPSTAFIDPVLEVPTLVIICDVYDPITRQPYTRDPRHIAKKAEAYLKQTGIATTSYWGPEAEFFLFNDVRYGGGTNSSFYHIDSVEGWWKSGEDLKPNLGAQIPPKRGYFPVPPADTQQDIRSKIVLALMSAGITVEVHHHEVATAGQAEIDMRFDTLLRMADNVMVYKYIVKNVARQNGLTATFMPKPLFGDNGSGMHVHQSLWNGSTNIFYDPSGYASLSDLAKYYIGGLLKHAPALLAIVAPTTNSYRRLVPGFEAPVNLAYSQRNRSAICRIPVYSKSPKAKRIEFRAPDPSANPYLTFAALLMAGLDGIQNRIDPGEPADKDLYELPPEEAKLIKQVPGSLDAVLKALEEDHEFLLRGDVFTTDFLEAYIAYKYENEVDPVRMRPHPYEFTLYYDA; translated from the coding sequence ATGACTACCGTTGCTGATGTAATGAAGTTGAAAGAGAAAGTGCAAATGGTTGATTTGCGCTTCACCGACATGCCTGGCACATGGCAACATTTCTCAATCCCTGCCGTCCAGATGGAAGAGTCACTTTTTGAAGAGGGAATTGGTTTCGATGGGTCGTCCATTCGTGGCTTCAAAGAGATTCACGAATCCGACATGCTCTTGATTCCAGACCCTTCTACGGCTTTCATTGACCCTGTGCTGGAAGTGCCTACGCTGGTCATCATCTGCGATGTGTATGATCCCATCACCCGCCAGCCTTACACCCGCGACCCCCGGCATATTGCCAAAAAAGCCGAGGCGTATCTGAAACAAACGGGAATTGCTACCACCAGTTATTGGGGGCCCGAAGCAGAATTTTTCCTGTTTAACGACGTGCGATACGGCGGAGGTACGAATTCCTCTTTCTACCACATCGATTCGGTAGAGGGCTGGTGGAAATCCGGTGAAGACCTCAAGCCCAATCTTGGCGCACAAATTCCACCCAAGCGTGGATATTTCCCCGTTCCTCCCGCCGACACCCAGCAGGATATTCGCTCAAAAATTGTGCTGGCGTTAATGTCCGCGGGCATCACCGTAGAAGTTCACCATCATGAGGTTGCTACAGCCGGGCAGGCAGAAATCGATATGCGCTTCGATACGCTTTTGCGCATGGCGGACAACGTGATGGTTTACAAATACATTGTGAAAAATGTTGCGCGTCAGAACGGCTTAACTGCAACCTTTATGCCTAAACCGCTTTTTGGCGATAACGGTTCAGGGATGCATGTTCATCAGTCTCTGTGGAACGGTTCAACTAACATTTTCTACGATCCTTCTGGATACGCTTCTCTTTCCGACCTGGCAAAGTACTACATCGGTGGATTGCTCAAGCATGCGCCTGCTCTGCTGGCTATCGTTGCGCCAACCACCAACTCATACCGGCGACTTGTTCCCGGCTTTGAGGCGCCGGTCAATCTGGCATATTCGCAACGCAATCGCTCTGCTATCTGCCGCATACCGGTATACAGCAAAAGCCCCAAAGCCAAACGTATCGAGTTCCGCGCGCCCGATCCCTCCGCGAACCCATACCTCACTTTTGCGGCTCTGCTCATGGCGGGTTTGGATGGCATCCAGAATCGTATCGACCCTGGTGAGCCTGCTGACAAAGACCTGTACGAACTTCCCCCAGAGGAAGCCAAACTCATTAAACAGGTTCCTGGTTCGCTGGACGCAGTGCTGAAAGCCCTGGAAGAAGACCATGAGTTCCTGTTGCGCGGCGATGTGTTCACTACGGATTTCCTTGAGGCATATATTGCTTACAAGTACGAGAACGAGGTTGATCCTGTGCGCATGCGACCGCATCCTTACGAATTCACCCTGTACTACGACGCGTAA
- a CDS encoding glutamine synthetase adenylyltransferase: MIRPMLEKPSSRVGADEFVLSSPAQVSFLHILEFLKQYAIEESVLSHLMTVIEEQDDIERILTYFERLTSQPRSERLWFYLSQNLRVIEILTVLFSRSQFLSEILLRNPDLIFRLPSYRRMARPKSVEQFYSEAFAWLKENKEESLQWMNDLRRYQSAELLRIGICDLLDLYDLPAVTRQLSALADALIRLSLHLICENLNVPPEALTVIALGKLGGGELNYSSDIDLLFLTDSGDLERLQHVGERLIDVLSRVTEEGFLYRVDMRLRPWGRVGPLVSTIDGYLSYLKNHARPWEKQALLKARVISGSPQVKQKFIDGIHQTIFSHGVDEVRASVFAMKQRTEAVLKQKDQLWGEVKLGEGSVRDVEFTLQFLQLAYGPDEPEILTGNTLEGLVRLAALALIDPDEYRILSEGYIFLRTVEHYLQMMHYRQTHSLPNHPEALRKLARRLGYDGKNPEQVFLDRYEQHRKAIRAVFLKYVGNGHMSANSPVNSAQAENNGEQGEVTQHLNRMTVSYRETYTEAQIAQHARLARLLNEKIPCRVEAHPLEGNLWQVTIVALDVPGLFSIITGLLFVHGWNILSGDAFTYEALKNSAVMPSARDPRRKIVDVFIVQPVDYHKVDSSAWDEFSADLTTCLIQMRSGERREVMGDLTQRVAKCVRKPESLVQAPPLYPLEIVVDNDSSEHLTLLHIQSQDTVGFLYELTNALAITGIYIDRVRIETVNQRVRDVLYVTDLNGNKITSEEKLRELRTATVLIKHFTHLLPFSPNPENALLHFRDFMDQLLRRPNWTDEVASVERPEVLQALAQVLGVSDFLWEDFLRIQYTNLFPVVTDVQALGSVKSREKLQEEIGGILDELHHGAQAPDENAPWIEALNAWRDREMFRIDMRHILGHTKEFWDFASELTDLAEVVTNVTFHLCHEDLRSVYGTPLLDDGRICQMSVLGLGKFGGRELGFASDIELMFVYEGNGQTTGPKVISSAEFYEKLVEYFVKAMRSRREGIFEVDLRLRPYGKAGNLAVSLDAFRRYFSPSGPAWAYERQALVKMRPVAGDERLGETICRMRDEFIYRGEGFDVTAMRAMRERQIRHLVKGGTFNLKYSQGGLVDIEYLVQGLQMRYGAQYLEVRQTNTRDAMVALRKVGVISEEEYTRLRKAHTFLRWCIDSLRMVRGNARDVTLPLDGTEEYEFLAQRMRYGDDPQKLRKEVQRYSEDVRELNHRLLGGTP, translated from the coding sequence ATGATACGTCCTATGCTGGAAAAGCCTTCCTCGCGGGTTGGAGCCGATGAATTTGTTCTTTCAAGCCCTGCACAAGTTTCCTTTCTCCACATTTTAGAATTCCTCAAACAGTATGCGATTGAAGAGTCGGTCCTTTCCCATTTGATGACGGTGATAGAGGAACAGGACGACATCGAAAGGATTCTGACATACTTTGAGCGCCTGACATCGCAACCACGTTCGGAAAGGTTATGGTTTTATCTCTCCCAAAATCTCCGGGTTATTGAAATTCTGACGGTCCTTTTCTCGCGAAGCCAATTTCTATCGGAGATTTTGCTTCGCAACCCTGACCTCATTTTTCGTTTACCTTCCTATCGGCGGATGGCGCGCCCCAAGTCGGTTGAACAATTTTATTCTGAAGCCTTTGCATGGCTTAAAGAAAACAAAGAAGAGTCTCTCCAATGGATGAATGACTTACGCCGTTATCAGTCGGCTGAATTGTTGCGTATCGGAATTTGTGACCTGCTGGATTTATACGATCTTCCTGCGGTAACCCGTCAATTGAGCGCGCTTGCGGATGCTTTGATTCGACTTTCTCTGCATCTTATCTGTGAGAACTTGAATGTACCCCCTGAAGCGTTGACGGTGATTGCCCTGGGCAAATTGGGCGGGGGTGAATTGAATTATTCTTCGGACATTGACTTGCTGTTTCTAACCGATTCAGGAGACCTGGAAAGGCTTCAGCACGTAGGGGAGCGCCTGATTGATGTCCTTTCGCGAGTCACTGAAGAGGGATTCCTCTATCGTGTCGATATGCGGTTGCGTCCATGGGGAAGGGTTGGTCCGCTCGTTTCAACAATTGATGGCTATCTCTCATACTTGAAAAATCATGCTCGCCCATGGGAAAAGCAGGCTCTTTTGAAAGCCCGTGTCATCAGTGGTTCTCCTCAGGTAAAACAAAAATTCATTGATGGAATTCATCAGACAATTTTCTCCCATGGGGTGGACGAAGTGCGCGCAAGTGTTTTTGCCATGAAACAGCGCACAGAAGCGGTATTGAAACAAAAAGATCAGTTATGGGGCGAGGTCAAACTGGGAGAAGGTTCGGTTAGAGATGTGGAATTCACCTTGCAGTTCCTTCAACTTGCCTATGGCCCTGATGAGCCGGAGATTTTGACCGGGAATACCCTCGAGGGTTTGGTGCGTTTGGCGGCTCTTGCCTTGATTGATCCGGATGAGTATCGTATTCTCTCTGAAGGCTATATTTTCCTGAGAACGGTGGAGCATTACTTGCAAATGATGCATTACCGCCAAACCCATAGTTTGCCCAATCATCCTGAGGCTTTGCGCAAACTGGCGCGACGTTTGGGATATGATGGAAAAAACCCTGAACAGGTCTTTCTGGATCGTTATGAGCAACACCGTAAAGCCATCCGTGCCGTTTTTTTGAAATATGTGGGGAATGGACATATGAGCGCAAATTCACCTGTAAATTCTGCGCAAGCGGAAAACAATGGAGAACAGGGAGAGGTAACTCAGCATCTCAATCGCATGACGGTTTCTTATCGCGAAACGTATACTGAAGCGCAAATTGCTCAGCATGCTCGATTGGCGCGGTTGCTGAACGAGAAAATCCCCTGTCGTGTAGAAGCCCATCCGTTAGAGGGCAATCTATGGCAGGTTACCATTGTGGCACTGGATGTCCCTGGATTGTTTTCGATTATTACGGGGTTGTTATTCGTTCATGGGTGGAACATTCTCAGTGGCGATGCGTTCACTTATGAAGCCCTGAAAAATAGCGCTGTAATGCCGTCTGCGCGCGACCCGCGGCGAAAAATTGTTGATGTTTTTATTGTTCAACCTGTAGACTACCATAAAGTAGATTCTTCGGCGTGGGATGAATTTTCAGCAGATTTGACCACCTGCTTAATTCAAATGCGCTCCGGAGAGAGGCGTGAGGTAATGGGGGATTTGACGCAAAGGGTTGCAAAGTGTGTTCGAAAACCTGAATCGCTTGTACAAGCCCCACCACTGTATCCTCTGGAAATAGTAGTGGACAATGATTCCAGTGAGCATCTTACGCTTTTGCATATTCAGTCTCAGGACACGGTAGGTTTTTTGTATGAACTGACCAATGCGCTGGCAATTACCGGGATCTATATTGACCGTGTACGCATCGAGACGGTGAATCAACGCGTGCGCGATGTGCTCTACGTGACAGATTTGAACGGCAACAAAATTACCAGCGAAGAGAAACTGCGTGAACTTCGCACTGCAACCGTGCTGATTAAGCATTTTACCCATTTGCTCCCATTTTCTCCCAACCCGGAAAATGCGCTGCTGCATTTCCGCGACTTCATGGATCAGTTGTTGAGGCGACCTAACTGGACGGATGAAGTTGCTTCGGTGGAACGCCCTGAAGTGCTTCAAGCGCTGGCTCAGGTGCTGGGTGTGAGTGACTTTCTCTGGGAAGATTTCCTGCGAATTCAATATACCAATCTGTTCCCTGTGGTTACCGATGTTCAGGCTCTGGGGTCGGTGAAGTCTCGTGAAAAATTGCAGGAAGAGATTGGGGGGATTCTGGATGAACTTCATCATGGCGCTCAGGCACCCGATGAAAACGCCCCCTGGATTGAGGCTTTGAATGCCTGGCGGGACCGTGAAATGTTTCGGATTGACATGCGCCACATCCTCGGGCATACGAAGGAATTTTGGGACTTTGCCAGCGAATTGACCGATCTTGCGGAAGTGGTCACCAACGTGACTTTTCATCTTTGCCATGAAGATTTACGCAGTGTCTATGGAACTCCTTTGCTCGACGATGGCAGGATTTGTCAGATGAGCGTTTTAGGCTTGGGGAAGTTTGGCGGTAGAGAATTGGGGTTTGCTTCGGATATTGAGTTAATGTTTGTCTATGAAGGAAATGGGCAGACAACCGGTCCAAAGGTCATTTCTTCGGCTGAGTTTTACGAGAAACTGGTTGAGTATTTTGTCAAAGCCATGCGCAGTCGCCGCGAGGGGATTTTTGAGGTGGATTTACGTCTTCGACCTTACGGCAAAGCGGGAAATCTGGCGGTTTCTCTGGATGCTTTTCGGCGGTATTTTTCACCCTCCGGACCAGCCTGGGCGTACGAGCGTCAGGCACTGGTCAAGATGCGTCCTGTAGCGGGGGATGAACGTTTGGGCGAAACGATTTGCCGGATGCGGGATGAGTTCATTTATCGGGGAGAAGGTTTTGATGTCACTGCCATGCGCGCTATGCGTGAGCGCCAGATTCGCCATCTGGTAAAAGGGGGAACTTTTAACCTGAAATACAGTCAGGGCGGATTGGTGGACATTGAATATCTGGTGCAGGGGTTACAAATGCGCTATGGGGCGCAGTATCTTGAAGTGCGTCAGACCAACACGCGGGATGCCATGGTAGCATTGAGAAAGGTCGGTGTTATCTCGGAAGAAGAATATACCCGTTTGCGCAAAGCCCATACGTTTTTGCGCTGGTGCATTGACTCATTGAGAATGGTGAGAGGAAATGCCAGAGATGTGACACTGCCATTGGATGGCACTGAAGAGTACGAATTTTTAGCCCAGCGGATGCGTTATGGCGATGATCCTCAAAAACTGCGCAAAGAGGTACAGCGCTACAGTGAAGATGTACGGGAGTTAAACCACCGTTTACTTGGCGGAACCCCCTGA
- the thiS gene encoding sulfur carrier protein ThiS encodes MKPMEKPTITIRLRDQKYTIQGASTVREALEILQIPPELFLVVRNGELLDGETPLNDGDFLQLVGAISGGSAK; translated from the coding sequence ATGAAGCCAATGGAGAAACCAACCATCACTATACGTCTGCGAGATCAGAAATACACGATTCAGGGAGCTTCAACTGTTCGAGAAGCCCTGGAGATTCTGCAAATTCCACCTGAACTTTTCCTGGTTGTCAGGAACGGCGAACTGCTGGATGGGGAGACACCCCTTAACGATGGAGACTTTCTCCAATTAGTGGGAGCAATTTCAGGGGGTTCCGCCAAGTAA
- the uppP gene encoding undecaprenyl-diphosphatase UppP — protein MTLLEAIILGIVQGLTEFLPISSSAHLVIVPALFGWKLDPQIVFPFDVIIQVGTLVAVIAYFWQDLWKILIAWMRGIQHRNLFETPDARLGWYILLATLPASIAGVFLKSAVEAAFHSLTTTASFLLGTAVLLFLAEMLGKRTRSLSQMNALDAIVSGFFQALAIFPGISRSGSTITGGLLRGLDRPSAARFSFLMSIPIMLAAGAMEGLNLIREPGLWEFLPQLSAGFITAAIVGYASIHWLLGYLQRHSLRSFALYCLVVGAGILAWQILL, from the coding sequence ATGACCCTTTTGGAAGCCATCATCCTGGGAATTGTGCAGGGCTTGACCGAATTTTTGCCGATTTCCAGTTCCGCTCACCTGGTGATCGTTCCTGCCCTTTTTGGATGGAAACTCGACCCTCAAATTGTCTTTCCTTTTGATGTCATTATTCAGGTTGGTACACTGGTAGCAGTCATCGCTTACTTTTGGCAAGACCTATGGAAAATCCTCATAGCATGGATGCGCGGGATTCAACACCGTAATCTATTTGAAACACCGGATGCCCGCCTGGGCTGGTACATTTTGCTGGCAACTCTGCCTGCCAGCATTGCCGGGGTATTTCTTAAGTCGGCGGTAGAAGCGGCATTTCACAGCCTCACCACAACCGCATCCTTCCTGTTGGGAACTGCAGTATTACTGTTTCTGGCTGAAATGCTGGGCAAGCGCACCCGTTCGCTCTCGCAAATGAATGCCCTGGACGCGATTGTCTCCGGCTTCTTTCAAGCCCTTGCCATTTTTCCGGGGATTTCCCGCTCCGGATCAACCATCACCGGGGGACTGCTGCGCGGGTTGGATCGTCCCTCGGCGGCTCGTTTTTCTTTTCTGATGTCCATTCCCATTATGCTGGCAGCCGGCGCTATGGAAGGATTGAACCTGATTCGCGAGCCAGGACTGTGGGAGTTTCTTCCCCAACTCTCAGCCGGCTTCATCACCGCGGCAATTGTTGGGTATGCCTCAATTCACTGGTTACTGGGATATTTACAGCGACACAGTTTGAGAAGTTTTGCCCTGTATTGTCTTGTTGTGGGTGCAGGAATCCTTGCCTGGCAAATCCTTTTATAA